Proteins encoded together in one Papaver somniferum cultivar HN1 unplaced genomic scaffold, ASM357369v1 unplaced-scaffold_117, whole genome shotgun sequence window:
- the LOC113329879 gene encoding putative F-box protein At1g32420: MVLYMQSSHSAIYLEMHIIKPSIDQETQIPSERSMNKKKLKVGHGDIFGGNDLNLCDILSRLPVKTLMRFKLVCTHWRFLIKENKYLIDLHLLRSKTRREGIKLLISSVLGRKTALFFCDLFQGGTATPLLGRKTTDDNIFDDAIMLNPVNGLICFVKPFEGCVLIYNPNSGDKTSWLETRTRKLLRDLDGQAVDTSRMRWGFGFGFDPATKQHKVVSVFETINTEEKISNENLHGLDTQQCEVLTIGGVRNEWREIDKKFTPGKIVGASVYVNGVIYWLDEHQKVYEVVMAFDVTSEKFNQVTVIPTFINNRWRDFPVNGGMQTIWIYVDLLEVDGHIALWERVDGCSINLWTCDDINTNGIIHGNWSEEKIKLPFNLWDSCDDYVAFEAITGAHLILSKNFNQQTKFETLYYYNRKRKNIEKQVDIKGIFRDHDAIGFKFSTFVDSLMPVQITNPCYTPESRD, from the coding sequence ATGGTGCTATACATGCAGTCATCCCATTCCGCTATATATTTAGAGATGCACATAATTAAACCCAGTATAGATCAGGAAACTCAGATTCCATCAGAAAGAAGTATGAATAAGAAGAAGTTGAAGGTCGGCCATGGTGATATTTTTGGTGGCAACGACCTAAATCTGTGCGACATTCTAAGCAGGCTACCAGTGAAAACGCTGATGAGATTCAAATTGGTATGTACACATTGGAGAtttctaatcaaagaaaataaatactTGATCGATTTGCACCTTTTGAGATCTAAAACACGCCGAGAAGGTATAAAACTCCTTATTTCTTCTGTTCTAGGGAGGAAAACGGCTTTGTTCTTTTGTGACTTGTTCCAAGGGGGAACAGCAACTCCCTTATTAGGTCGTAAAACTACTgatgataatatttttgatgatgcaATAATGCTGAATCCGGTAAACGGGTTGATCTGTTTCGTTAAACCTTTTGAAGGTTGTGTTCTCATCTATAATCCAAACTCCGGAGATAAAACATCTTGGTTAGAAACAAGGACTAGGAAATTACTGAGAGACCTTGATGGACAAGCAGTGGACACTTCTAGGATGAGATGGGGTTTCGGATTCGGATTTGATCCAGCTACTAAGCAACACAAAGTGGTTTCTGTGTTTGAGACTATAAATACAGAAGAAAAAATCTCCAATGAGAACCTTCACGGTCTTGATACTCAACAGTGTGAGGTTTTAACAATAGGAGGAGTTCGGAATGAATGGAGGGAAATCGATAAGAAGTTTACTCCGGGTAAAATAGTTGGTGCATCTGTTTACGTTAATGGTGTTATCTATTGGTTGGATGAACACCAAAAGGTTTATGAAGTCGTAATGGCATTTGATGTTACAAGCGAAAAGTTTAACCAAGTCACTGTGATCCCTACTTTCATCAATAATCGTTGGCGGGATTTTCCGGTTAATGGAGGGATGCAAACTATTTGGATATATGTAGATTTACTAGAAGTTGATGGGCATATAGCTTTGTGGGAAAGAGTGGATGGATGTTCTATTAATCTATGGACTTGCGATGATATTAATACCAACGGCATAATTCATGGGAACTGGAGTGAAGAGAAAATTAAATTACCATTTAACTTGTGGGATTCGTGCGATGATTATGTAGCCTTTGAAGCGATTACCGGGGCTCATCTCATCCTCTCCAAAAACTTCAATCAGCAAACGAAGTTCGAAACTCTTTATTATTACAACCGGAAAAGGAAGAACATTGAAAAACAAGTTGATATCAAAGGGATTTTCCGGGATCATGATGCCATCGGCTTCAAATTTTCTACTTTCGTGGATAGTTTGATGCCTGTTCAGATTACGAACCCATGCTACACCCCTGAATCCAGGGATTGA